In the genome of Candidatus Electrothrix rattekaaiensis, the window TTGCCCATAGCGGTGACCGGCTAATTTGGCTGTACGATATCCATTTACTTTGTCAAGCCCTGACAGCGCAAGAGGGAGCGGCCTTTTGTCGGCGAGCCAAAGAGCTTCAGATCAGCTCGCTCTGTACTGATGCCATAACCACAGCACAATCCTGGTTCGGCACAGTGTGTCCTGAAGAATTAAGGCTCTTTTTACACGAGAGAACCGAAAATGAAGCGGCGGCTCAGCTTCTTGGAAGCGGCAGACGCGACGGTATCAGAAAGCATACCTTGCTTGAGCTGAAAGGTTTATCCGGTTGGCAAGAACGCTTTTCGTATATTGTGCAAAACCTTTTCCCTCCGGCAGAATTCATGCTCTGGCGCTATAATAAAAAGAAAAAATTGATATTGCCTTGGTTGTATGTCCGGCGGTTTGCAGAAGGGCTGATTATTTTTTTACGGAAATAGAGCGACAAGAGGCCCATGTTGAAAACGCGCTTACTCCTCTTTCTGGGCGGCATCGTGTTCGGTATTTTGCTCGTCCTTGCTGCTGGAATCCTTTTTATGCGCTATGCTCCTTTTCTCCTTATTGTTGACGAGCCGGTTGAACAGGCGGATATTGCTGTGGTGCTGGGCGGCGGGGGAGGGAGTCGTCTTCGCAAGGGTTTATCGCTCTATGAGGCCGGTCTGGTAAAGCATCTCGTCTTGGTGGATAACAAAAAGAATGCTTGGGATTATATGCTAGGGCGTTTTTGTCCAGACTGCGCAGCAGAAGGCAAGATAACCATTATAGAAGGTTCAAAAAATACCTTTACCGATGCAGAATTGGTGGAGCAGTATTGCCGTGCCCGTAACATAAAAAATAAGATAAAAAATGTGCTGGTGGTGACGGATCCCTATCACACCCGTCGAGCAGCCTTGATTTTTACAGCACAATTTGCAGAAAGTGA includes:
- a CDS encoding YdcF family protein is translated as MLKTRLLLFLGGIVFGILLVLAAGILFMRYAPFLLIVDEPVEQADIAVVLGGGGGSRLRKGLSLYEAGLVKHLVLVDNKKNAWDYMLGRFCPDCAAEGKITIIEGSKNTFTDAELVEQYCRARNIKNKIKNVLVVTDPYHTRRAALIFTAQFAESEVQVAVVSSGDFGSRLTPEKQWWQDENTLQTVWAEMNKILIILLRKYEFCTH